From the genome of Primulina eburnea isolate SZY01 chromosome 12, ASM2296580v1, whole genome shotgun sequence, one region includes:
- the LOC140807076 gene encoding dehydration-responsive element-binding protein 1E-like has product MDTSSSTSDPGQHHDASTTSLISRRFATNERRMVHSDEEVKLASSRPKKRAGRKKFKETRHPVYRGVRQRNSKWACELREPSKQKRIWLGTYPTAEMAARAHDVAALALRGQTACLNFADSVWLQPTPSSKDAKDIRKAAMEAAEAFRPKLWEEGGGGDDGRIVQNVDAVESRNTSGNKDIFETNIAGGICDQEVLMSPELLDRSYSWDDRESDAEIELWSYSI; this is encoded by the coding sequence ATGGATACATCAAGTTCAACATCCGACCCTGGTCAACATCATGATGCATCGACTACTTCTCTAATATCACGAAGATTTGCTACGAATGAGCGCAGAATGGTGCACTCCGACGAGGAAGTCAAACTGGCATCGAGCCGGCCGAAGAAGCGCGCGGGGAGGAAGAAGTTCAAGGAGACTCGCCACCCCGTGTACCGTGGCGTGAGGCAACGGAACTCGAAGTGGGCTTGCGAGCTGCGAGAGCCGAGCAAGCAGAAGAGGATTTGGCTGGGGACATATCCAACCGCGGAGATGGCAGCGCGAGCACACGACGTGGCGGCATTGGCGCTGAGGGGTCAGACGGCATGTCTCAATTTCGCAGACTCGGTATGGCTACAGCCGACTCCTTCGTCCAAGGATGCCAAAGATATTCGAAAAGCCGCGATGGAGGCAGCCGAGGCCTTTCGGCCGAAGCTGTGGGAGGAGGGCGGCGGCGGCGATGATGGGAGGATTGTTCAGAACGTGGATGCCGTGGAATCAAGAAATACCTCTGGGAACAAGGATATCTTTGAGACCAATATTGCAGGAGGCATATGTGATCAGGAGGTTTTGATGTCTCCGGAGCTCTTGGATAGGAGCTATAGTTGGGATGACAGGGAAAGTGATGCTGAGATTGAATTATGGAGCTACTCGATTTGA